The following proteins come from a genomic window of Malus sylvestris chromosome 4, drMalSylv7.2, whole genome shotgun sequence:
- the LOC126618640 gene encoding uncharacterized protein LOC126618640: MFHSPQMVKKRVPEWLNSSLWSSSTPSSSIDDDRAQRYTSNPTAAGPTTEISSSSASDSEPASMVHPPIPVAPPKSTREDKPPPEPQFTDSFPDHENRSNNTAPSPEDISRQSQLLAELSRKVINLRELQRISSQGIPDGAGIRSTVWKLLLGYLPPDRGLWSTELAKKRSQYKHFKDELLMNPSEITRKMDNGATCDKDELKCQSKGLLSRSEIPHGEHPLSLGKSSVWNQFFQDTEIIEQIDRDVKRTHPDMHFFSGDSQDAKSNQDALKDILVIFAKLNPGIRYVQGMNEILAPLFYVLKNDPNEEDAAFAEADTFFCFVELLSGFRDHFCQQLDNSVVGIRSTITRLSQLLKEHDEELWRHLEITTKVNPQFYAFRWITLLLTQEFNFADSLHIWDTLLSDPEGPQETLLRVCCAMLILIRRRLLAGDFTSNLKLLQSYPPTNISHLLYVANKLRVQSSG; the protein is encoded by the exons ATGTTTCACTCACCTCAAATGGTGAAGAAGCGAGTCCCCGAATGGCTCAACAGCTCGCTCTGGTCCTCCTCCACGCCTTCTTCTTCCATCGACGACGATCGCGCCCAGCGCTACACCTCCAATCCCACCGCCGCCGGCCCCACCACCGAAATTTCAAGTTCTTCTGCCTCAGACTCTGAGCCAGCTTCCATGGTTCACCCGCCAATCCCTGTTGCTCCTCCCAAATCCACCAGGGAAGACAAGCCTCCTCCCGAGCCCCAATTCACAGATTCATTTCCGGATCACGAAAACAGGAGCAATAACACCGCTCCGTCCCCCGAAGATATCTCCAGACAATCTCAGCTCTTGGCCGAG CTGTCGAGGAAGGTGATTAATTTGCGCGAATTGCAGAGAATTTCATCGCAGGGCATACCAGATGGTGCTGGGATACGGTCCACTGTCTGGAAG CTTTTACTTGGATATCTACCACCAGATCGGGGGCTTTGGTCGACTGAGTTAGCTAAAAAGAGGTCACAGTACAAGCATTTTAAAGATGAGCTTTTGATGAATCCT TCAGAAATCACGAGGAAGATGGATAATGGCGCTACTTGTGACAAGGATGAATTAAAATGTCAAAGCAAGGGGTTGCTATCAAGATCAGAAATACCTCATGGGGAGCATCCATTGAGTCTTGGGAAGTCCAGCGTCTGGAATCAGTTCTTTCAG GACACAGAGATCATAGAACAAATCGACCGAGATGTAAAGCGTACTCATCCAGACATGCATTTTTTCTCAGGGGACTCTCAAGATGCTAAATCTAATCAG GATGCTTTGAAGGACATCCTGGTTATATTTGCCAAGCTAAATCCGGGTATAAGATATGTTCAAGGGATGAACGAAATCTTGGCACCACTGTTCTATGTCTTAAAAAATGATCCCAATGAGGAAGATGCG GCCTTTGCTGAAGCAGacacctttttttgttttgttgaattATTGAGTGGCTTCCGCGACCATTTCTGTCAGCAACTCGATAATAGTGTTGTTGGAATTCGTTCCACGATAACAAGATTGTCACAGCTTTTAAAGGAACATGATGAAGAGCTATGGCGTCATCTCGAGATCACAACCAAA GTCAATCCCCAATTTTATGCATTTAGATGGATCACCCTCCTTCTAACCCAGGAATTCAATTTCGCAGACAGCCTTCACATTTGGGATACACTTTTAAGTGACCCCGAAGGTCCTCAG GAAACCCTTCTTCGAGTATGCTGTGCAATGTTGATTCTCATTCGGAGGCGGTTACTAGCAGGTGATTTTACCTCAAATCTCAAACTACTGCAGAGCTATCCTCCGACAAACATTAGCCATCTGCTCTACGTTGCCAACAAGTTGCGGGTACAATCCTCAGGCTAA
- the LOC126618649 gene encoding actin-related protein 2/3 complex subunit 4, which produces MSNSLRLYLACIRNTLDAAMCLQNFPCQEVERHNKPEVELKTSSELLLNPVLICRNEAEKCLIETSINSLRISLKVKQADELENILTKKFLRFLSMRAEAFQVLRRKPVQGYDISFLVTNYHCEEMQKHKLIDFIVQFMEDIDKEISELKMSVNTRGRLVATEFLKQFM; this is translated from the exons ATG tCGAACTCATTGCGATTGTACTTGGCGTGTATAAGGAACACTCTCGATGCCGCAATGTGTCTACAG AATTTTCCTTGTCAAGAAGTTGAAAGGCATAACAAGCCGGAAGTTGAGCTGAA GACCAGCTCAGAACTTCTGCTAAATCCT GTTTTGATATGTCGAAATGAGGCTGAAAAATGCTTAATAGAGACATCTATAAATTCCCTTCGGATAAGCCTCAAG GTAAAGCAGGCAGATGAGCTTGAAAATATACTCACTAAAAAATTTCTTAGATTTTTGTCGATGAGAGCAGAAGCATTTCAGGTGTTGAGGAGGAAGCCAGTGCAG GGTTATGATATTAGTTTTCTTGTAACAAATTATCATTGCGAGGAGATGCAGAAGCACAAGCTCATCGATTTCATTGTACAGTTCATGGAG GATATTGATAAGGAGATAAGTGAATTAAAGATGTCAGTGAACACCCGGGGGAGGCTGGTTGCCACAGAGTTTCTGAAACAATTTATGTAA
- the LOC126618639 gene encoding O-fucosyltransferase 1, whose protein sequence is MRRPGRQHAKQAAGGGGVIKGTIGRLLIGVVVLLICTVSFLVMTMTSGGGGGSGFGSEINLDKLWRSADSGGWRPSSAPRSDWPPPPSETNGYLRVRCNGGLNQQRTAICNAVLAARIMNATLVLPELDANSFWHDDSGFGGIYDVEHFIQSLRYDVKIVQKIPEIRKNGKTKKIKAVQLRPPRDAPISWYTTEALAKMKENGAIYLTPFSHRLAEEIDNTEYQRLRCRVNYHALRFKTNIMKISQSIVDKLRSRGHFMSIHLRFEMDMLAFAGCFDIFNPKEQEILKKYRKENFAPKKLIYEERRAIGKCPLTPEEVGLILRAMRFNNSTRIYLAAGELFGGERFMKPFRALFPHLETHSSVDPTDELSENTQGLLGSAVDYMVCLLSDIFMPTYDGPSNFANNLLGHRLYYGFRTTLRPDRKALAPIFIDREKGRTAGFEEAVRKAMLKTNLGGPHKRIPPESFYTNSWPECFCQTSPKNPEDKCPPDNVLEILEGQLSEAADGRESNSTISVAER, encoded by the exons ATGCGAAG ACCGGGGCGGCAGCACGCGAAGCAAGCTGCCGGAGGAGGAGGGGTGATAAAGGGCACGATTGGGAGGCTATTGATCGGCGTCGTGGTTCTCCTGATCTGCACCGTTTCGTTTCTGGTTATGACCATGACCagtggcggtggtggtggaTCTGGATTTGGCTCCGAG ATTAACTTGGATAAACTTTGGAGAAGTGCTGATTCTGGTGGTTGGAGACCATCATCAGCTCCACGATCTGATTGGCCCC CTCCACCAAGTGAGACTAATGGCTACCTACGCGTGCGCTGTAATGGCGGTCTCAATCAACAACGTACAGCG ATATGCAATGCAGTTCTTGCAGCAAGAATCATGAATGCTACACTAGTGCTGCCAGAACTGGATGCAAACTCTTTTTGGCATGATGACAG TGGTTTTGGCGGTATCTATGATGTTGAGCATTTTATCCAGTCATTGAGGTATGATgtaaaaattgtacaaaaaataCCAGAAATTCGCAAAAATGGGAAAACCAAGAAGATAAAAGCTGTACAG CTTCGTCCCCCTCGAGACGCTCCAATCAGTTGGTATACTACAGAGGCACTTGCGAAAATGAAGGAGAATGGTGCTATTTATCTTACTCCCTTTTCACATCGCTTGGCAGAAGAAATTGACAACACTGAGTATCAACGTTTGAGGTGCAGAGTTAACTATCATGCTCTGAGGTTCAAGACAAATATAATGAAGATAAGTCAATCAATAGTAGATAAGCTTCGCTCACGAGGTCACTTCATGTCCATACATCTTCGTTTTGAGATGGATATGCTGGCATTTGCTGG ctgctttgatattttcaaccCCAAAGAGCAAGAGATATTGAAGAAGTATCGAAAAGAAAATTTCGCGCCAAAGAAGCTCATCTACGAGGAAAGAAGAGCCATTGGAAAGTGCCCATTAACTCCTGAAGAG GTTGGCCTTATTTTACGCGCAATGAGGTTTAACAATTCTACCAGGATATACCTAGCTGCCGGTGAACTATTTGGCGGGGAGAGATTCATGAAACCGTTTCGGGCTTTGTTCCCTCACCTTGAGACTCACAGTTCTGTGGATCCCACAGACGAGCTATCAGAAAACACCCAGGGATTGTTAGGGTCTGCAGTGGACTACATGGTTTGTCTCCTCTCTGATATTTTTATGCCTACATATGATGGCCCTAGCAACTTTGCCAACAATCTCCTTGGACACCGCCTCTATTATGGCTTCCGGACCACACTTAGACCAGACAGGAAAGCTCTTGCTCCAATCTTCATTGATCGAGAGAAGGGACGGACAGCTGGTTTTGAAGAAGCCGTAAGGAAAGCCATGCTCAAGACTAACCTTGGCGGGCCCCACAAGCGGATCCCCCCTGAGTCTTTCTATACAAATTCTTGGCCGGAATGTTTCTGCCAAACATCTCCCAAGAATCCAGAAGATAAATGTCCACCGGATAATGTTTTGGAAATTCTGGAGGGCCAGTTGAGTGAAGCAGCGGATGGCCGGGAATCAAATTCAACAATATCTGTAGCCGAAAGATGA
- the LOC126618646 gene encoding tubulin-folding cofactor B encodes MASQLQKIEGDESVLLRVTHSNLKTFSADIRFSLQSSVESVKDKLWRKCGTSVDSMSLHLYDDANTLVSTLTDNSKPLGFYSPHDGFRLHVVDLDPSSVTSGGWLEDTSLVEKYTISQEAYEKRDGTFRKFKDKLVLQNPSAVENKIPENYMEDLCVNIKVGDRCEVEPGAKRGVVKFVGRAEPLGPGFWIGVQYDEPLGKHDGMVKGTRYFSCPPLHGGMVRPEKVKVGDYSERDLFEEDEI; translated from the exons ATGGCGTCTCAGTTGCAGAAGATCGAAGGAGACGAATCCGTACTGCTCCGCGTAACACATTCCAATCTGAAGACCTTCTCCGCCGACATCCGCTTCTCCCTCCAGAGCTCCGTCGAGTCCGTCAAGGACAAGCTCTGGCGCAAATGCGGCACCTCCGTCGATTCCATGTCCCTCCACCTCTACGACGACGCCAACACCCTAGTCTCCACTCTCACCGACAACTCCAAACCCCTCGGCTTCTATTCCCCTCACGACGG ATTCCGGCTACATGTTGTAGACTTGGATCCTTCGTCCGTGACCTCCGGGGGATGGCTGGAGGACACATCGTTGGTGGAGAAGTACACCATTTCACAAGAAGCTTATGAGAAGAGGGATG GTACTTTCAGAAAATTTAAGGACAAATTGGTATTGCAGAACCCATCAGCAGTTGAGAACAAA ATACCAGAGAACTACATGGAAGATCTCTGTGTGAATATTAAG GTAGGAGATAGATGTGAAGTTGAACCAGGGGCTAAAAGAGGTGTTGTTAAATTTGTTGGTCGGGCGGAACCTCTAGGTCCTGGTTTCTGGATTGGAGTTCAATACGATGAACCCTTGGGAAAGCATGATGGCAT GGTGAAGGGAACGCGTTATTTCAGTTGCCCCCCACTTCATGGTGGAATGGTTCGGCCAGAAAAAGTAAAG GTTGGCGACTACTCTGAACGCGATCTATTTGAGGAGGATGAAATTTAA